Below is a genomic region from Thermochromatium tepidum ATCC 43061.
GGGGCCTATATCGCGCGCGCCCGCGTTGTACCTTTGCGCAACATGGGGGCGGCCATCTCGCCGTTCAACAGCTTCCTGATCCTGCAGGGCATCGAGACGCTGCCGGTGCGCATGGACCGGCATTGCGAAAATGCGCTTGCTGTCGCCAATTATCTCAAGGGGCATCCGCAGGTGGCCTGGGTGCGTTATGCGGGACTGCCGGACAGTCCGGATTATCCGCTGATCCAGAGATACATGGATGGCGCAAAGGCAAGTTCCATTCTGTCGTTCGGCATCCAGGGCGGACGCGAGGCCGGTGCACGTTTCATCGATGCGCTCAAGCTCGTCGTGAGACTAGTCAATATCGGCGATGCCAAGACATTGGCCTGTCATCCGGCGACGACCACGCATCGCCAGTTGTCGCCCGATGAGCTGGCGCGCGCCGGCGTTTCGGAGGATCTCGTCAGACTCTCGATCGGTATCGAGCATGTCGACGACATCATTGCCGATTTGGATCAGGCGCTCGCGACGGCGGGCTGAGCCGCGTCGCGCTTTGGACATAGGAGAGGAGAGACGGGAATGGATTCCCGGAGATGCTTGGAGGCTAAGCTTAATTTACATAATATACATTATGCGAAATTTTTCATAATTATTCAGACGTTCCAAAACCCTGTAAGATCCAAGCTATCACCTTGAAACGCTCGCTCGTAATCGCGAGCAATTCACCCAAAACCACCATAGATTCTGAGGATAGAACAAGAGAGGATGGAACAATGGGAAACTTGAACCTGGTTCAAAAGAGACGTTTGCACCTACAGGAAGCCGTTGGCGATCTCGGCGCGGGTGTGGTCGAGGCCCTGTATCGATCGGTCGAGTGTCTGAAGACCCAAGACAAGGCGCTGGCCGCTGACATCATTGCTGGTGACCGGATCATTAACCAACAGCGCCGCCTCCTTGAGCAAGAATGCCTTGTTACCCTGGCTGCCTACAAACCCGCTGGCACGGATCTGCGCGCCGTCGGCGCCTGCATGGAGCTGGCCTCCGAGTTGGAACGCATTGGTGATTATGCCGCCGATGTCGCCCGGATCATCGAGCGCGACGTCCAGGAACCTCTGCCTACTGAACCTGTCACTGCCATCCTTGAGTTGGCCAAGGACGCCATCGACATGCTCGAACAAACCCTGGCCGCCTTCGTCGGCAACGGCAGCGAGGCCACACTACGCGCGGCGGTCGAGAAGGAATCCCAGGTCGACCGCGAAGAAGATGAATTCATCGCCCAGGTGCTGGAACGCATGCGGGCCGACGCTGCGTTCGCCGCCACCGGCACCTATCTGCTGTGGATCGTGCACAACTACGAGCGCGTGGCCGATCGC
It encodes:
- the phoU gene encoding phosphate signaling complex protein PhoU, translating into MHLQEAVGDLGAGVVEALYRSVECLKTQDKALAADIIAGDRIINQQRRLLEQECLVTLAAYKPAGTDLRAVGACMELASELERIGDYAADVARIIERDVQEPLPTEPVTAILELAKDAIDMLEQTLAAFVGNGSEATLRAAVEKESQVDREEDEFIAQVLERMRADAAFAATGTYLLWIVHNYERVADRATNVAERAIYVVSGYTPDLD